From the genome of Desulfobaccales bacterium:
GTCATCATCGCCCACCCCGGTTCCGAGATCGACATCGGCGGCCGGGTGCTGCTGAAGGCTCCCGGCACCCGGGCCGAGGTCATCGCCCGCACCCTCACCACCGGCGGCACCTGCATCAGCCGGGGGCACCTGGTGGGGGAGGTGCCGGAGGTCAAGGCCCACCTGGAATGCCGCGGCCTCATCCTCGCCCCCAAAGGCATCATTTATGCCATCCCCGAACTGGAGGGCCGGGCCGCCGGGGTGGACATGTCCCACGAAGCCGCGGTGGGCCGCATCGCCCAGGAGGAGGTGGAATACCTCATGGCCCGGGGTCTGGATGAGGACCAGGCGGTCTCCACCATCGTCCGGGGCTTCCTCTCCGTGCAGATCGAGGGCCTCCCTCCCGCTTTGGTGGCCGAGCTGGAGCAGGCGGTACAGGAGTCCGGCAAGGGCTTGTGACCCCGCCAGACGCTGACCCGGGGGGAAGCGTGGACGGCCGAGAACATCCCCGGGCCCGGAGGCATGGATTTTTCCAGAAGGTTGGCTCCCCATGGCCAAGCGCTCCCCCCGGCGATAAAGGCCCACGGCTTAAATGCGGCTTTGCCCCCTTTTTGAGCTGCCCCCTGGAGATCTCCTTTCAAATCCTTCCCTCGCTCATCCAACTCAACCCTCGCCCTTTCCCAACTTCAGGGCCGCAAGGAGTTCTCCCTCCAGCTTGGGTGGTGTCCGTCTCTGGTCTGAAAAGTCCCAGCACCTGGAGCTGAGTCCGTGGAATTATTGGGCGGTAGCAGAAGGACCAAAGTTCCTGCAACACCAAAGGGTCCGGGGTGGGGACTTTAATTCGTCCCATGCAAAAAAATTATTCTCTCAGTGAGGGGTCTCTGATAATATTCCTCTTTAAGAAAAATTTTCGGATATGCGGGTCAATCCACCACCTCTCAAGATCATCTGGTCAGTGATGGACGGCTTGATTTCTCCCTGGGTGGGGAAAAGATTATTTGGAGAAGGACCGGGGGGCCGGGGGACTTTGAGCATCCCTCCCCACCCCTTAAAGGAGGGGGATCGGGGGGAGGTTTGGGAAGAGAGACCTCCGCCTCCTGGTCTCCTCCCCCCGCAGCCGGCGGCAATAGCCTTAATTGGCCGATAGATCTTGATATGCCCCGCCTCCAACGCCGGCTCATTTCTCTCGCACCCACGATTCTCTCTTTTCCCCATCTTGATGCGGTGTTCGCCCTGCCTTTCACCGGGGTGGTGGATCTCCGGCGGTTCCCATCCCTGGGCTTGGGCTCTCATTTTGGGCCAAGACTGCTCTACCGCTATGTGGTCATGGTGGGTTTTACCCTGCTGTCCTTCCTGGTCCTGTTGGTCAATTTGGGGAAGGCCACGCAGTTTTCAGGCCGGGGGTCGGTGGGTGAAGCCAAGCCAGCCTCAGGATTGCGGCGCGGCTGTCAGGTGCTGGAGTTCTTTTGCTGACGGTCGCTGAGATTTTGTTGCGTCCCCTCGCTCTTCGTGGCGGTCTTCGTCATCTTCTCCCTTTTCCAGCCTTGGCAAAACGCCCTGCTTTACGTGTTCGCTCCCGCCGCAGGCCTGGTTACCTTCCCGGAAGATGTTTTCAAGGCTCAACGATTCTACCTTAGCGACACGAAAGGCTTATCCATGCTCACCACCAGAGATTCCCGGCGGAGGTTTTTCCAGCAGCTTACCTTGGTCGGGCTCAGTCTTTCCCTCCTTTTCGTTGGGGCGTGTGGCTCCAAAGAATCAGCCCCATCCCCCGGGGCCCTCCGGTCGCCGGCGGTGGTGGTGACGGAGGTAGTCCCGCAAACTGTGCCCATCAGCCGGGAGTTCGTGGCCCGCACCGAAGCCCGGGAGACCGTGGAGATCCGGTCCCAGGTGGAGGGTTTCCTGGAGAAGGTCTTTTTCAAAGAGGGCAGTAAGGTCCAGGCCGGGCAGTTGATTTTCCTCATCGACCAAAGGCCTTATAAGGCGGCGTTGCTGGACGCCAAAGGACAGCTGGCCCAGGCCAAAGCCGCCTACGGCAAGGCCAACAAAGACATCGAGCGCCTGAAACCCCTGGTGGCCGCCAACGCCGCCCCCCGCCAGGACCTGGACAAGGCTGAATCCGAGGCCGAGTTCAGCCGGGCCGCCATTGAACGGGGCAAAGCGGCGGTGGCCCGGGCCGAGCTGGATTTGAAATTCACCGAGATCCGGGCCCCCCTGACCGGGGTCATCGGCAAGGAGGAAGTGGCGGTGGGGAACTTGGTCATGAGGAACCAGACCCTGCTGACCACCATCTCCTCCTGGGACCCCATGCGGGTGGGTTTCAGCCTCAGCGAGAAAGACTATCTGCTTCTGGCCGAGAGGCTGCCGCACCTCCGGGCCCAATCCGAACGGGACCGGGGCACCCCCTTCGAACTGCTCCTGGCCGACGGCTCCCTCTATCCCCACCGGGGCCGGCTCAGCTTCGTGGACCGGGCCCTGGACCTGACCACCGGCACCCTGAGGATCTATGTGACCTTCCCAATCCCGACAATGTCCTCAAGCCGGGCCTGTTCGGCCGGGTGCGTCTGACCGTGGAGGAAAGGCCCAACACGCTCCTGGTGCCTCAGAAGGCGGTGCAGAGGATGCAGGGGGTGGAGGCAGTCTTGGTGGTGGATCAGGAAAACCGGGTTTCCCTGCGTGCCGTCACCCTGGGGGAGCGTTACCAGGACTCGTTTATCGTCACCGACGGGTTGAAGCCCGGGGAAAGGATTATCGTGGAGGGCCTGCAAAACGCCGTTCCGGGGCAGAAAGTGGCGCCCATCGAAGAGCCCCTCGGCCAGGAACAGAAGGGAGGCTGAGGGGTCGTGTCGACATTCTTCATTCACCGGCCCATTTTTGCCATCGTCATCGCCCTGGTGATCCTCATTGCCGGGGCGGTGGCCATTGTCAACCTGCCCATCGCCCAGTATCCCCCCATCAGCCCCCCCACAGTGACGGTGGAGACCTTTTTCGTGGGGGCCAGCGCCCGGGTGGTGGAGGAAAACGTGGCGGTGCCCATCGAGCAGGAAGTGAACGGCGCCGAGAATATGCTTTATATGTCCTCCAGCAGCACCAGCGACGGCCGCTACTTCCTTACCTGCACCTTCGCGGTGGGCACCGACATCGACATCGCCCAGGTGGACGTGCAAAACCGGGTGAACCGGGCCGATCGGGCCCTGCCGGCGGAGGTCAAGGGCTTCGGCATCACCGTGAAGAAGGCTCCCCGGACATGCTCATGGTGATCTCCCTGTTTTCTCCCCAGGGCACCTACGACGATTTGTTTCTGAGCAACTTCGCCCTCCTGAACCTCTATGATCCCCTGTCCCGGGTGAACGGGGTGGGGGACATCACCATCGTGGGGGAGCGGGAATACGCCATGCGGCTCTGGATCCGGCCCGACCGGCTGGCGGCCCTGGGGCTGACGGCCAGGGACATCGCCCAGGCGGTGCGGGACCAGAACGTCCAGGCACCGGCCGGCCAGGTGGGCCAGCCGCCCGCCAAGGCCGGCGTGAGCTTCCAATACAGTGTGGACATCAAAGGGCGGCTCACCGAAAAAGAGGAATTTGACAACATCATCATTCGCACCCTGCCCGACGGGTCGGTGCTCAGGGTGCGGGACGTGGCCGACACCGAGCTGGGGGCCCGGCGTTATACCTCCTTCTCCCGGCGGGCCGGCCAGCCCGCCACCACCATGGTGATCTACCAGTTGCCGGGGGCCAATGCCCTGGAGGTGGCCGCCAACATCCGGGCCTTCATGGAAGAGGTCAAAAAGGGCTTTCCGCCTGGGCTGGAGTACGAGGTCTCCTACGACAACACCCTCTTTGTCCGGGCGGCCCTCACCGAAGTGGTCTTCACCCTGTTCAAGGCCCTGGGGCTGGTCATGCTGGTGGTGTTCATCTTTCTGGGGAATTTCAGGGCCATGCTGGTTCCCATGCTGGTGGTGCCCGTCTCCCTGGTGGGCACCTTTGCCGCCTTCCTGGGGTTGGGGTTTTCCATCAACACCCTGTCGCTCTTCGGCCTGGTCCTGGCCATCGGCTCGGTGGTGGACGACGCCATCGTGGTGGTGGAGGCGGTCAAGACCCACATGGCGGAGGGCTTGAGTTCCCTGGAAGCCACCCTCAAGGCCATGGACGAGGTCACCAAGCCCATCATCGGGGTGGCTTGCGCCCTCATTTCGGTGTATGTGCCGGTGGCTTTTTTAGGTGGCATCGTCGGTCAGCTCTATCGGCAGTTCGCCCTCACCCTGTGCGTGGCCGCCACCCTGTCCATTGTCCTGGCCCTGACCGTCACCCCGGCCCTGTGCGTGCTGATTCTGCGCCCCAAGAAAAAGATCCGGGGGCCGCTGGGCGCGTTTCTGGAAGGGTTTGACCGGTTCTTCAGCCGCACTTCGGAGGGCTATCTCAACGGGGTGCAGTTTCTCATCCGCCGCCTGGGTCTGGCCCTGGTGCTGCTGGCGGCGGTTTATGTCGGCGCCGGCAGCCTGTTGCGGGCCCTGCCCGGGGGCTTGGTGCCGGACGAAGACCAAGGGGTGGTGTTCGCCACCTTCACCTTACCGCCGGGGGCTTCTCTGGAACGCACCGAGGCGGTTTTGACCCGGGGAGAGCGGTTCGCCGCCGGCTTGCCGGGGGTCCAGACCGTCCTGGGCTGGGGCGGCTTTAACCTCATGACCAGTTCCTTCGCCTCGGATGCCGCCACCCTGGTCATGACCCTGGCGCCCTGGGAGAAGCGCACCTCCCCGGAGACCCAGATCACCGCCATCATGCAGCGCTTGCGAAGGGAATTCGCCTCTTATCCGGAGGCCCGGGCCTTTGTCTATTCTTTGCCCTCCATTCCCGGCATGGGCAACGTCAGCGGCTTCCAGTACATGCTCCAGGACCGGGCCGCCCAACCGCCCGAGGCCCTCTTTCAGGCGGCCCAGGGGATGGTGGCCGCGGCCTCCCGGGAACCGGCCATCGCCGTGCTGTTCAATACCTTTCAGGCCAACGTGCCCCAGGTGAAGCTGGAGGTGGACCGGGACAAGGTCCAGACCCTGGGGATTCCCCTAAGAAGCGTGTTCGACGGTCTGCAGCTCTACCTGGGCGGCTATATGATCAATGATTTCAACAAATTCGGCCGGGTGTACCGGGTCATGGTCCAGGCCAGGCCTGAGTTCCGCCGGACCCCAGAGGACATCGCCAATATCTATGTGCGCAATGCCACGGGCCAGATGGTCCCTTTAAGCACCCTGGTGCAGGTGGGGTCCCAGACCGGCCCCATCCTGCTCAACCGCTATAACATGTTCCGGGCCGCCGAACTCACGGGCCAGAACGCCCCGGGATATAGTTCCGGGGACGCCATCGCCGCCATGGAGCGCCTGTCCCGAAACCTTCCCCGGGGTTTCGGGTTTGAATGGACCGGGCTGGCCTTTCAGGAGAAACTGGCGGGCGGCCAGACGGTCTATATCTTCGCCTTTTCGCTGCTCTTTGTGTTTTTGACCCTGGCCGCTCTGTATGAAAGCTGGGCCATTCCCCTGGGGGTGCTCTTGGGCCTTCCCATTCCGGTCTTCGGGGCTCTCCTCGGGGTGTGGGCCCGGGGGCTGGCCAATGATGTCTACGTCCAGGTGGGCATTGTCATGCTCATCGGCCTCAACGCCAAGCTCTCCATCATGATTGTGGAATTTGCCCGCAACAAGCGGGACCTGGAGGGCTTTGCCACCTTTGCCGCAGCCACCGAGGGGGCCCGCCTGCGCTTCCGGGCCATCGTCATGACCGCGCTGGCGGAAGTGGTGGGTTTAATGCCTCTGCTCCTGGCCAGCGGCGCCGGGGCTGCGGCCCGCTGGTCGGTGGGCACCGCCATTGTGGCCGGCATGGCCATGGCCACCCTCTTGAGCGTCTTTTTCATCCCGGTGCTGTATTACGCCGTGGTCACCCTGACGGAAAAGGTGGGCGGGCGAAGGGCCCTGAGACTGCCAGGCGGGCCGGAGCAGGCGCCGGCGGGCCCCGGCGAACCGGGAGGTCACCCATGAAACTGAGGGCGCTGATCGTCGTCGTCCTGCTCCTGGCCGGTTGCTCCCTGGCGCCTCCATACTCCCGCACTCCCGGCGAGGTGCCCCAGGAATATCGCTTCCAGTCCTTGCAGGGGCAACCCCGACCCGAACTCCAAACCCTGGCGGATCTGGCCTGGTGGGAGATCTTCGGCGACCCGGAGCTGCAGCACCTCATCCGCACCGCGCTGGAGCAGAACTATGACGTCCAACTGGCCGCCGCCCGGGTGGCCGAAGCCCGGGCCCGGGTGGGGGTGAGCCGCTCCCTGTGGCTGCCCCAGGCAGGGGGCGCCTACGCCTTCCAAAGGCAGCGTTTCTCCGAAAAGAGTTTCCCGCCTTTCCCTGCCACGGTGCCGCCCACGGGCAATATCAATCAGCTCAGTCTGGATCTGTTCTGGGAGATTGACCTCTTCGGCCGGCTGCGCAGCCTCACCCAGGCGGCTCAGGCCGAGTTATTGGCCTCCGAGTGGGCGCAGCGGGCTGTTTTGGCCTCGGTGGTGGCCGAAGTGGCCCAGGCTTATTTCGAACTGCGCACCTTGGATGAACAGCTGCTGATTGCCCAGGCCACCCAGAAATCCTTCGAGAATTCCCGCAAGCTGGTGCTCCTTAGGTTTGAGCGGGGGGTGGTGTCCGGCCAGGATGTGGCCCAGGTGGACGCCCTGGTGCATACCGCCGGGGCCAGGATCGCTGCCCTCAAGCGCCAGATCGCCCTGCAGGAAAACCGCCTCTGCCTCCTGTTGGGCCTT
Proteins encoded in this window:
- a CDS encoding efflux RND transporter periplasmic adaptor subunit, which produces MTEVVPQTVPISREFVARTEARETVEIRSQVEGFLEKVFFKEGSKVQAGQLIFLIDQRPYKAALLDAKGQLAQAKAAYGKANKDIERLKPLVAANAAPRQDLDKAESEAEFSRAAIERGKAAVARAELDLKFTEIRAPLTGVIGKEEVAVGNLVMRNQTLLTTISSWDPMRVGFSLSEKDYLLLAERLPHLRAQSERDRGTPFELLLADGSLYPHRGRLSFVDRALDLTTGTLRIYVTFPIPTMSSSRACSAGCV
- a CDS encoding efflux transporter outer membrane subunit; the encoded protein is MKLRALIVVVLLLAGCSLAPPYSRTPGEVPQEYRFQSLQGQPRPELQTLADLAWWEIFGDPELQHLIRTALEQNYDVQLAAARVAEARARVGVSRSLWLPQAGGAYAFQRQRFSEKSFPPFPATVPPTGNINQLSLDLFWEIDLFGRLRSLTQAAQAELLASEWAQRAVLASVVAEVAQAYFELRTLDEQLLIAQATQKSFENSRKLVLLRFERGVVSGQDVAQVDALVHTAGARIAALKRQIALQENRLCLLLGLNPQPVKRGKPLAELVVRSTVPAGLPSALLERRPDIRQAEEVLKAANHRIGAARAEFFPRITLTGLFGRQSAELADLFTGPAKIWSIGPSVTLPIFTGGRNYFLLQDAKAKKEQALVLYQFTVRQAFREVADGLIGHAQLHEVRKEQEALVKSNLDYSHLANLRYKGGLESFLAVLDADRQLFATQLDLAAAQRDQLLTLVQLYKALGGGWETRGRPQEQAQAVPAPARAGN